TCAGCTACCTGTACAAGCATGATCATGCAGGTGTTAGGGATTACTTGTGTAATAGAATGTATACTTTGCCACTTCCGGGTATCGAGAGTTACTTGTTCCAGATATGTTATATGCTCATTTACAAGCCAAGCCCCTCCTTGGATAAGtttgtgattgatatttgctcTAAATCACTCCAAATTGCTCTTAAAGTGCATTGGTTTTTGATGTCGGAGCTTGAGGACAACGATGATAATGATGGGATTAGTAGGATTCAGGAGAAGTGTCAGATTGCTGCCACTTTGATGGGTGAGTGGCCGCCCTTGATTAGGCCACAAAATGCTGCTTCGTCAAGCCCAATGGGGAAGAATCAAATGCTGAATAGGTTACTTTCTTCAAAACAGAAGCTGCTGTCTCTGACATCATCACCTCCCTCAACACAGCGGTCTATGTCACTTTCGCCTACTTCTGGTAATAATTTACAGCAGGATGATGGTGGTGGAAGTAATCAAAACCTTAATAGCAAGGTGTCATCGCCAGAAGAGAATAAGATCTTTAAGAAGTTTATTCCAGGACCAAAAATGCGGGATGCTCTACTATTCAGGAAGTCAGTGGACAAGGATGAGGAAGAGTCAGAGAAAGATGGGTTTTTTAAGAGGTTATTGAGGGATAGTAGGGATGAAGATGTCAGGAAAGTAGCGGGCAAAGATGAAGTGGAGCCTGAGAAGGAAGGGTTTTTTAAAAGGTTGCGTAGAGATAGTAGTAGAGATGATGATTCTAGGAAATCACTTGATAATGATGAGGAACCAGCGAAAAAAGAGGAGGGTTTTTTCAAGAGGTTGCTCGGAGATAATAGGGATGAAGATTCTAGGAAATCTATGGATAAGTCTGACGATGAGTCAGAGAAGGATGGGTTCTTCAGGAGGTTTTTAAAAGACAGTAAGGATGAAGAAGAGGAGCTTACATCAAGCTCAGATGGGTTCTTTAAGCGGATATTTCGTGACAGTAAAAACGATGCCGAGGAAAAAGCAGGGTCAAAATCTGGGGATGATGATGGTAAAGAAGGATTTTTCCGGAAGCTTTTCAAggagaaatttgaggaaaagaAGGATGTTGGTGAAAgaaatgatgatgaagaaagaACGCGAAAAAATTCTGAAGATGATGAAAAAGAAGGTTTCttcaaaaaattctttaaaGAAAGATTTGAGGATAAGAAAGATATGAATGACAGGAGCCAGGAGGATGGGAAGGGGCAACCAAATGGTGAGGAAGATGAGCATTTGGATTTTTCATTGTTCCGCAGGATATTTCGGGTGCATCCTGAGGATCCTAAGTCTCCTGCAGTACAAGAAAACAGCAATGGCAGCAATTTCCTTGAAAGCAGTCCCGGAACAGAGAAATTTTTTCGAAAGCTGTTTAGGGATCGTGATCGCTCTGTCGAAGACTCAGAGCTTTTTGGTTCAAAAAAGAACAAGGAGGTTAGTCCACaacttttttttctccttttgactGTTTCTTACTGCTTGTAATTGTAATTTAGTGTCTCCATTGGTGGTGTTATCATCTAGAAATATTGATTGTGACGTTACTTTTTTGGTTTTTAAACAATGTTTGTTTCAGAAAATTCTGTAATGATTCAGAGTTCAACATGAGATGGTGTTTTGGCCTTTCTTTATGGTATTGTTGAGAGTCAGTCAAAGTCATCAGATGTTCAAGTTTTAATATGTTTCTATATGCTTAATTGTGTAATCATCATTTTGAACTTCTGTAACAGATTTTCTGAACTCCTTTGCATAATCCTTTCAAATAAAGGGGATCCTGTAGGAACTGAAAGTGAAAAATCTGGCTTTATGGTTTTCTTTGGTGATTGAGATTTGTACCCTTTTGAAAGGCAGAACCTTTTGTTAGGTGGCTAATGCTTCAATAATGGTAAAGAACAGATTCTATCATCAGAAATCCTCAATCCAGTTCTTAAAGCAGTATCGTAAGCAGAAGTTGGGACCTCCTCCTTCCCCTGGCTTCTGTTAGGGGGGATGGGGGTTCAGCTTCATCAGACACACTGTTACTGTGGTTGTATGCCAAATATCTGTTTCTGATGCTAATACTTTAATTATTTATGGATATTCTTTATCACCATTTATCCCTTATATGTAATATAAACATTCTCTAACACAACGAAGCTTATAATACTTCACGGGTGGTCTTTTGCACACAAGTATATTACAGATAGAGACAATAAAAACCTTGGTCATGCTTACATGTCTAGTCTGTCATGCATCTGTGGAGTAAAGATGGATCTTTACTTTGGACCATTTAGtgctttttgactttttgagtTGTCTTTTAAGGGAAAATTGGTTGTATGCTTTTGGTGGCTGTGGCGATGTATAGTATCTTTCCTCGGAAAATTTATTAATATCTTTGTGGTTAATGGTATCCATTGAAGTGCTGGGGTTGGTTTTGGTCCCTTGTTACACTCTCTCATTTGTTCAATGAGGGAGACTTGTAGGAATTGGGTGACAAATCACGACAGTTTCATGGTTAACTGACTTCATTGAAATGCAAGGATTCCCTTGGCAGTAGACAATTCATTGTCCAATGCATGAGCTGTGAATGTATGACCATTATGGTTAAAGGCTGATATATAGAAACCATATAAGTGGCTTGTGATGATTGTATATCATTAGTATGTCCCTGCTCGTCACAAGTGCTTTGCCTTGTCAGGGGGAGGCACATGTACTGCACCTAGCTTCACCTCAGCACATAGGCATGCCTCTAGGTGCCTTTAGACAATATGCTTCTACTCTTTGGAGAAATCTTTTGTACATTTGGCCTTGTTCTTGCAACTTGTAGAAAGTATGAATGCATGTTTGATTAGGAATAGATTTTGGCATTTGCCTCGTTCTATTTCCccatctctttatttttttattttttttttatgtggtTCCTAATGCTGTTTCACTTTGCAGAAATGTCCTGCCTCACCAAAGCAGGAGAATGAGAAATTAATTGCTAAACCGCCACTTCCAAATAATGCTGCATCACATTTTCGGAAAGGGGGGTATCATGCATCACTTGATTTTGTGCAATCATTATGTGAGACTTCTTTTGCCTTAGTAGATGTATTTCCAATTGAAGATCGTAAAAGTGCTCTTTGCGAGGTTTGTTATCCTTGTGGTTTGCCCAGATTAATTTGTCCAGAAATATATCATAGTTACTGAAATTGTGCTTCTCTGTTTCTAGTCACTTGTGGAGATTAATGCACATATAGCTGCTGCCCAGAGTAGTGGAGGTATGTAAAGTAGTTTGGGTAGTTtactcatttctttttcttcttttgagaTGCTTCGTAATCATTTCAACTGTGGGTGTCTATTGTAATGGTTTATAAATAACCTAAGGACAAGGCCACTGatgctcttttttttcttcaaaattctcTGTGTTTCTCCATCTTCTCATGGTATTGCATTGCAAAAAAGTGATTATTTAAATTAGAATTTGATGTCTCAACAGATACttgtttgttttctttcctAGCCAAAATCTGCTTAAGTATCATGCGATTGCTGAATCTTTTGCAGAGTCTCTATGATGGCGAGAGCACAATAAATGTTTCTATTAgtttatggtttcaaaagaattTCTCTTGCTATTTGGGTTGGAGTGATTATGATTGGGCTTGCTGTCAATTGCTTGCGATTCTGAAAAGCAGAATCGGGATTCAAAAGCAGCTGTTTGGATGCTGCTGATtttcagccttttttttttgcttccaaAAAAGCTAGAAGCAGGTCTTAAAAAGTAATCAAGAACAGAAAAAAGTAGCATTTTTTAAAATCAGAAGCCGAAAGCTGTGCCTCCAAGAAAAGCTAAAAGCAGGTTTTTAAAAGAAtttgagaacagaaaaagtagTATTTTTTAGAATCAAAAGCTAAAATTAGGTGTTCAAAGTCATTTGGGAACAGGTCAATTGTACAATTCGGAGAGGACATTGATTAAACATAATAGGGCTTATTGTTTTATTCTTTTCAGTATGCTCTCTACAGCCAgatttatttggaaatttttctttcaCATTAATAGAGGTTCTTAGTGAATATTTAGAATAAAAGCAAATGGCATCTTGGAACAAGTTAAAAGCTTGTGAATTTGCTGATATAGGGCGATATGATAGAATATAGATAATTTATAATTGTTGCACACTTTTAAAGTTGTGGTCTGTTTTTTTGTTTACAGTCTCCTGTTTGATGTAAAGGATAAAAATTCGCAGGGTGTCATTTGATATGGTTGTGTACTGCTTTCTACTGTACTTTAGTTATGCGAGTATAATTTGCTTGGGAGACCCTTCTaggtggatttttttttttctcttctctctaTCTTGAGACGTCCATTTATTTTGCTCCTCTGATCTGTATTTATTGTATTATATTCATCTCACTTGGTGAGTTCTCTGCTTAAAATATCAATTTATTAGTAGTGCACCTCCCATTACAATTGATCAGTAGATTACTACTTGAGATGCAATTCTTCCTAGAGCCTGTTGTTACTTGCATATGTTGTGTATGTGGTTTTGTTTTTAGAGGTTGTTACagcttttatttcctttaaaaGAAGTTCTAGACTATGACTTCTTAATGCTTGGAATTGTTTCCTCCAATTTAATTTTGTTATTCCTCTTGGTTCCTCTTGGCTGTGCCCAAGGGGAGATACGGGAGATTTTTTCCTGAGAAAGATAGGTCATTTTATttgttagaatttttttttttggaaaggaGAAATTTTTTTGCTTCTTGAGGCATGTTTAATACTTTGACATTAGTGATTTTGCTTGTATCATAGGTATTTGTTTCCCAACGGGAAAGGGAACATATCGTGTAGTTCATATACCTGTAGATGAAGCTGT
The genomic region above belongs to Coffea arabica cultivar ET-39 chromosome 7c, Coffea Arabica ET-39 HiFi, whole genome shotgun sequence and contains:
- the LOC113698587 gene encoding phosphatidylinositol 4-kinase beta 1-like isoform X2, with protein sequence MAKLLGLARGLIGEPAESPREITRTILTSENIGESGWLIRFFDSAFFCEWIAVSYLYKHDHAGVRDYLCNRMYTLPLPGIESYLFQICYMLIYKPSPSLDKFVIDICSKSLQIALKVHWFLMSELEDNDDNDGISRIQEKCQIAATLMGEWPPLIRPQNAASSSPMGKNQMLNRLLSSKQKLLSLTSSPPSTQRSMSLSPTSGNNLQQDDGGGSNQNLNSKVSSPEENKIFKKFIPGPKMRDALLFRKSVDKDEEESEKDGFFKRLLRDSRDEDVRKVAGKDEVEPEKEGFFKRLRRDSSRDDDSRKSLDNDEEPAKKEEGFFKRLLGDNRDEDSRKSMDKSDDESEKDGFFRRFLKDSKDEEEELTSSSDGFFKRIFRDSKNDAEEKAGSKSGDDDGKEGFFRKLFKEKFEEKKDVGERNDDEERTRKNSEDDEKEGFFKKFFKERFEDKKDMNDRSQEDGKGQPNGEEDEHLDFSLFRRIFRVHPEDPKSPAVQENSNGSNFLESSPGTEKFFRKLFRDRDRSVEDSELFGSKKNKEKCPASPKQENEKLIAKPPLPNNAASHFRKGGYHASLDFVQSLCETSFALVDVFPIEDRKSALCESLVEINAHIAAAQSSGGICFPTGKGTYRVVHIPVDEAVLLNSREKAPYLICVEVLKSETASNSKDVSNSQKLSKGGIPLANGDALLPKPPPWAYPLWTGPDMYHSGYDRMSKSTSQAIDEAMTQLWEAKVKFVHVNLSVESQSNSEIHFCRPEITPSSGGQNKEFATHASLLREGLDLEWVKVSLTADPGVSMDDIVDQEPPRRREHRRVPSTVAIEEVKAAALKGEAPPGLPLKGAGQDSSDAKSKTANGGIPKETDALSGELWEVKKERIRKASDYGKLPGWDLRSIVVKSGDDCRQEHLAVQLISHFHDIFQEAGLPLWLRPYEVLVTSSYSALIETLTDTASIHSIKSRYSNISSLRDFFVAKYQENSPSFKLAQRNFVESMAGYSLVCYLLQIKDRHNGNLLLDEEGHIIHIDFGFMLSNSPGGVNFESAPFKLTRELLEGFLTCRKHAERIILLVEMVQDSGFPCFKGGPRAIQNLRKRFHLSLTEEQCVSLVLSLISSSLDAWRTRQYDYYQKVLNGIL
- the LOC113698587 gene encoding phosphatidylinositol 4-kinase beta 1-like isoform X1 is translated as MAKLLGLARGLIGEPAESPREITRTILTSENIGESGWLIRFFDSAFFCEWIAVSYLYKHDHAGVRDYLCNRMYTLPLPGIESYLFQICYMLIYKPSPSLDKFVIDICSKSLQIALKVHWFLMSELEDNDDNDGISRIQEKCQIAATLMGEWPPLIRPQNAASSSPMGKNQMLNRLLSSKQKLLSLTSSPPSTQRSMSLSPTSGNNLQQDDGGGSNQNLNSKVSSPEENKIFKKFIPGPKMRDALLFRKSVDKDEEESEKDGFFKRLLRDSRDEDVRKVAGKDEVEPEKEGFFKRLRRDSSRDDDSRKSLDNDEEPAKKEEGFFKRLLGDNRDEDSRKSMDKSDDESEKDGFFRRFLKDSKDEEEELTSSSDGFFKRIFRDSKNDAEEKAGSKSGDDDGKEGFFRKLFKEKFEEKKDVGERNDDEERTRKNSEDDEKEGFFKKFFKERFEDKKDMNDRSQEDGKGQPNGEEDEHLDFSLFRRIFRVHPEDPKSPAVQENSNGSNFLESSPGTEKFFRKLFRDRDRSVEDSELFGSKKNKEKCPASPKQENEKLIAKPPLPNNAASHFRKGGYHASLDFVQSLCETSFALVDVFPIEDRKSALCESLVEINAHIAAAQSSGGICFPTGKGTYRVVHIPVDEAVLLNSREKAPYLICVEVLKSETASNSKDVSNSQKLSKGGIPLANGDALLPKPPPWAYPLWTGPDMYHSGYDRMSKSTSQAIDEAMTQLWEAKVKFVHVNLSVESQSNSEIHFCRPEITPSSGGQNKEFATHASLLREGLDLEWVKVSLTADPGVSMDDIVDQEPPRRREHRRVPSTVAIEEVKAAALKGEAPPGLPLKGAGQDSSDAKSKTANGGIPKETDALSGELWEVKKERIRKASDYGKLPGWDLRSIVVKSGDDCRQEHLAVQLISHFHDIFQEAGLPLWLRPYEVLVTSSYSALIETLTDTASIHSIKSRYSNISSLRDFFVAKYQENSPSFKLAQRNFVESMAGYSLVCYLLQIKDRHNGNLLLDEEGHIIHIDFGFMLSNSPGGVNFESAPFKLTRELLEVMDSDAEGVSSEFFDYFKVLCIQGFLTCRKHAERIILLVEMVQDSGFPCFKGGPRAIQNLRKRFHLSLTEEQCVSLVLSLISSSLDAWRTRQYDYYQKVLNGIL